One Cheilinus undulatus linkage group 22, ASM1832078v1, whole genome shotgun sequence DNA window includes the following coding sequences:
- the si:dkey-19b23.8 gene encoding low density lipoprotein receptor adapter protein 1, with protein sequence MKLWPGKSGGCNYAPFIEERWQSSRGLEEDQPTTGRYTTAKISSKTLPKRTMSLSTFHLMQTLKNSPAALRRRFRRDRTESLSHGDPLFKVHYLGTEKIFSLDREQAQYAISHLLDGIANGKKLSKDHALVVRPRYVEVKELSTGRQLTKTYLQDIAYCAADANRPNVFLYICKHQGQQLQCRVFWCSRAERARDMTACLAHSFQRALSDWQQDGSAMLQPGEVKGKCGEESNSPSNNKSSTLPASLGKVRWRNRGSVSRSPLRAISRRGSGSDSWN encoded by the exons ATGAAACTGTGGCCAG GTAAAAGCGGTGGATGCAACTACGCTCCATTTATAGAAGAAAGGtggcagagcagcagaggcttaGAAGAGGATCAGCCAACCACAGGCAGATACACCACCGCTAAAATTTCCTCCAAAACCCTCCCCAAACGCACCATGTCCCTCAGCACATTCCACCTAATGCAGACCCTTAAGAACTCTCCCGCTGCACTTCGTCGCCGCTTTCGCCGCGACCGCACAGAGTCTTTATCGCATGGTGACCCCCTCTTCAAGGTGCACTACTTGGGCACTGAGAAAATCTTCTCCTTGGATCGAGAACAGGCGCAGTACGCTATTAGCCACCTACTTGATGGTATTGCTAACGGCAAAAAGCTGAGCAAAGATCACGCTCTGGTTGTACGCCCAAGGTATGTCGAAGTCAAGGAGCTAAGTACAGGACGGCAGCTAACCAAGACATACCTGCAGGACATTGCGTACTGTGCAGCAGATGCCAACCGACCCAACGTCTTCCTGTACATCTGCAAGCACCAGGGGCAGCAGCTGCAGTGTCGGGTGTTCTGGTGCAGCCGGGCTGAGAGGGCACGGGACATGACAGCCTGTCTGGCGCACTCATTCCAGCGGGCGCTGAGTGACTGGCAGCAGGATGGCTCGGCCATGCTACAGCCAGGAGAAGTGAAGGGGAAGTGTGGGGAGGAGTCCAACTCTCCTTCCAACAACAAGAGCTCCACGCTGCCTGCCAGTCTGGGGAAAG TTCGTTGGAGAAATAGAGGCTCAGTCTCTCGCAGCCCCCTCAGGGCCATCAGCAGACGAGGATCAGGCTCAGACAGCTGGAACTGA
- the si:dkey-19b23.7 gene encoding uncharacterized protein si:dkey-19b23.7, translating into MSSKKEKEQRRKLQHFLNDLALLGSLQGFKYFQPWLRGKEELLLTVVNEDLGWRSPGFAVSRASSYTSTSSCNSSDVSPSSSSPSIDSGGSSPIPGEPAGPRNTHLHTHTKAQTHTSRAPNSEEHLLPASPSEREIAVPEVNCTLFLVAGYVKYGRPYAWIRSNHERLVNIGGTDSMVKDTPMKLKSIADWQTRGIRVWDVVSELVCLCTVPSPSNPFALDMRYIKNLPLPERFLVTGALLNFLEMYVVYGNRDEMHYDKVTEEVKPLRRLHVQSLLELQQQRESSELAGSCPAVKDSSGEE; encoded by the exons ATGAGCAGT aaaaaagagaaggagcagaggaggaaacTGCAGCACTTCCTCAACGACCTGGCTCTGCTTGGATCATTGCAG GGCTTTAAATACTTCCAGCCTTGGCTGAGAGGGAAAGAAGAGTTGCTGCTGACGGTTGTTAATGAGGATCTG GGTTGGCGTTCCCCAGGTTTTGCGGTATCCAGAGCCTCCTCCTACACCTCCACCAGCAGCTGTAACAGCAGCGATGTCTCCCCTAGCAGCAGCTCGCCAAGCATAGATAGCGGGGGCAGCTCGCCCATACCTGGGGAGCCTGCTGGCCCTCGAAACAcccacctacacacacacaccaaggCACAGACGCACACCTCAAG GGCCCCCAACAGCGAGGAGCACCTACTTCCAGCCTCCCCTAGTGAGAGAGAGATAGCAGTGCCA GAGGTGAACTGCACTCTCTTTCTCGTGGCTGGCTACGTCAAATATGGCCGCCCCTACGCCTGGATACGCTCCAACCACGAGCGTCTGGTCAACATCGGAGGCACTGACTCCATGGTCAAGGACACGCCCATGAAACTCAAGTCCATTGCAGACTGGCAGACACGAG gtattcGTGTCTGGGATGTGGTCAGTGAGCTGGTTTGTCTGTGCACAGTTCCCTCTCCCTCAAACCCTTTTGCCCTGGACATGCGTTACATCAAAAATCTTCCCCTTCCTGAACGCTTTCTGGTCACAGGTGCTCTTTTAAACTTCCTAGAGATGTATGTGGTGTACGGAAACCGGGACGAGATGCACTATGACAAAG TGACTGAGGAGGTGAAGCCTCTGAGGCGTCTTCATGTCCAGTCCTTGTTAGAGTTGCAGCAACAGAGAGAAAGCTCTGAATTGGCAGGCAGCTGCCCCGCAGTGAAGGACTCCTCAGGAGAGGAGTAA